Genomic window (Manduca sexta isolate Smith_Timp_Sample1 chromosome 26, JHU_Msex_v1.0, whole genome shotgun sequence):
tggcacttgacaggtggtaaaaattgactaatcttcttaggcggcttgaaataggtttttattgaagcacgcttcaggatgtagccaatcttgtcacGAAGGatgccgtatgaagacattatttgcaatgttgagaacagtcttttcatgaataatataaaaaaggaagattcggaggcaatacgccaagacatttcgtcaattttgcgtcaaaagaaaatgccgaaaccaaatcttccaaaacatcaatatatcgctttgaagaacttgcgatcaaggaaagaccttaccattctccgtgcagataaagggaatgcgacagtagtaatggatacgtcagactacaatcataaaatggaacaacttttatcggatggaagcacgtatagaatagtcaaatcagacccgactaacaagatattgaaggctactagcactttaataaaaattactccgataaattaaatctcgacgtaaacttactcgttccttcgtgtgcaaaaccgcctaaactgtatggactgccgaaaatacacaagtcaaatgctccactacgtcccattgtgagtcagatcgacacaccaacctacagattggctcagcacgtagcaaaagtgctttcacccctcagaggaaacactagagcatctgtgaaggattcataccaatttgtcagcgacattaaacacctacagttagctgacaatgaaacaatggtcagttttgatgtccagtctctcttcacgagcttaccattacaagattgcatcaagattgtgtctaagaagttagtagataataacatacctgtggaatatgcagaactactccaacactgccatacatctggctatatgttgtggaatgatcagttctatgtacaagtagagggtgtagcgatgggctccccctgtatctccggtagtcgccgatatattcatggaggacttcgaggagacagccctgacaacatcaccggtctctccaaggtttttacaaacggtacgtagatgatactttcacaattttaccatcggacaaagtatctgcatttttaaatcaccttaactccatcaataataaaatccaattcactatggagttagaacacaacaaatctcttgctttcttggatgttttagtcattcgtaatcctgatcagaccttaagtcatactgtgtatcggaaacagacccatactgataaatatctgaacggtgaatctcaccaccatccaaaacagttagctaccgtgggcaaatcattgtttcagagagcacgaggaatctgtgacgagaaacacctggccgctgagctacaacatgtcaagcaagtactgcgagacaacaagctccaaattccacgccgccgtcacagagaccgagtgaaaccagccacagttgaacgtgttccggttgtactaccatatgtgagaggagtcaccgacaagattggctacatcctgaagcgtgcttcaataaacacctatttcaagccgcctaagaagattagtcaatttttaccacctgtcaagtgccatatacctctgcaagaaccgggcgtatacaagatagactgcaactgtggcctctcttatataggacaaacaaaaagaaatatagggacccgcgtaaaagaacatatagctgacgtgaaacaccgacgctctacgaagtctgcagtcgctgaacattctgaaggaggctccaatcattatttgcgattagacaagccacaaatccttgccaaagaacaccgattcctgcctaggatgattcgcgaggctattgaaattaaaaacacccaaatttcaatagggaagatggttggaagcttgcacaagcctgggatcctgttctacatttaattaaatcggatcccaaaagaccggctgccagacctcaagacactgtgagctcattctgcgtagatcggaccgtcaacagataaaattttaaaaagttgtatatttgaaaaatgtaggtagatattgtaactttgactttacggatgaacaacacctcagtcccccccgtgaccatgaaggctgcaaagtcttcgaaacgtcgggagaaaataataatataaaaaaccgcgataaaatccgtttaaatagtttttagtttttatttcaaaataattgtaattgattTTAAGAATGCcgattcatattattaattaaaccagTTAAGATCTAAAGTAGTAATGTCAGGGTAATGACTTTATGCGTTACTATTAAAAGATAATTAGCAAAAATGTTGTTCTTGACAAGTTTCGCAACATTCTCTGATGTAGTTGAGTTGTATATAAATGGTGTATCTGATTTGAAATTGTACAACGATCCTCCCATTCATCTGAGTAACATCGCAAATACAAAAACTCAAAATGAACAAAGTAAGTagcatttatttaatagttattaattattataatcatatctAATCACTCAAATGCTTTcctaatgcaatatttttaaattaatatccaCTTATATAGACCTCAGTGATTGGGTTTTGTACTGGGgctacttaaattatttattgaggaCTACGAAAGGATATATCAAAATTCATCCCACAAAGGCGTTAATCCTGCACGTTAATAAATCATCGTCTAGCGGCATATAAGCCAGATGATCCTGGATTTGATTCACATTTTGGGAAATATATGTTTGAATATACCTTGGCAGGATTTGGATCCTTTAATGGGAGTTAATGCTAAATTGGCCGGtcttttcatatatttaataatattatttaaccatATTCTACGATAGTAAGATCGGCAAGATccaaaaacaaaatgattatactaattcataaatatttccttCCAGTTTGTGTTATTCGTCACTCTCCTCTTCGCCTCAAGCGTTTTGACCGCACCCAACCCACTGCGGTTCCTCCCAGCCCTCAAACACGAGCACATTCAAGACGAATTCGGCCAGTACGCCCTGCGGTACGTCACTGCTGAAGGCACCATTGTATCTGAGAACGGCAAGCTAATCGCCAACGCTGATGGCACGGGTCACGTTATGGTGGTCGATGGTGAAGTGACATACGTCGGCGATGACGGAAAGAAGTACATCACTAAGTATACCGCTGGAGTTGATGGTGTTAAGTTTGAAGGAGACCATTTGCCTGTTGCACCTGCTGTGCCTGCGGAGATTGTTGCTGCTGATGCTGCGTTATCGACTGGGGCTCCGGCTAAAGCTGAAGCTGTAACTGATGCTTCGCCTTCTGTTGATGTTGTAGTTTCAACTGCTGCTCCGGTTTCAAGTGATGCGTCGCCTGTGATCCCTGAAGCTCCTGCTGTGCCCCCCATGATAGAAACTGCTTCTGCTTAAATGTTATACGATTGGAAATAAACGGTTTTGacgataattttgattttatttaatcggtgatttttaaattttatgttagagTTGCGCGAAACTTAACTGAAACGCAGGTTCATGCTATCTACGCCTTATTCTACACCAATAAGGTCTCATCAGAATAGAACAAATTTGGCATATTTACTACGACTGCCTTATGCCAACACCTATGGAAACTAGGCAATTTTTATGCTATGTAAAAGATGAGTTCCATATATTAACGATTTAACGCATCCTTGCCCTACTACGGACATTACGAAACGCCCAAAACATTCACAGCAATAATATCCTCAATAAAAGGTAATTTAtcgatgtttttaaatattttacgtctGTTATTACGGCCATTCGATTTTCATGACTCAATTATATCGTGagagtttaaaacaataaaatttaatatatcatccGTAAGCTGCGTTTGTGGTGCGGTTGGGTCGATTGCGAATAAGCGGACAGTTTCGCCgattgttaaattaattgtaataaagatTTTGTGATTGGTAGAGACATATGGACTTGCGGTGTTGAAAAAAAACTTGTGTGTAGTGGCAGCTGGTATCGTTTattgttgtaaattaaattaatatctagtaataatttagatagttataaagattaataaatcAGAATACAGGTGCTTGCAATTTCAAAACCTAACACTAAACATTAATTAACCCAGGGGTATTTTtacgagaaacctaccaccaagCAGATTCATTTAATGATCTCGCCCACACCACGACCGCAGCCTTACCTTCTATATCGTATAATTCTATCACAGCGCCTTTATTTATGACAGTAATAATGTCTTCGATTTACATAAATTGGGTTTTAATTACACGTtacctacattatttataatctgttcaTTCTgtaatgaattgtttttattgtttcgctCTACGGTCTTTAATAAAGGCCTGAAGACAAAATATCGTTTGTAGGCGGACAAATGCGTTGATTAAGATGTTATATAACCAATTTTGAAGTGATAATATCTCCTAGGTGTAGTATGCTATACTATTGAGTTTCTAGGGAAGATAATCGTGACATAAAATTCAGATTAATGGATGTGAGAATTGCTATccaaagaaaaataacattcaacAACAATAATACAACGTAACAGGGccattgtaataatttttagcTTTTTAAAATGGTATTGTATCtctctttataaataaagtatccaTCAGAATTACTTATTATTCGAGTTGAAAGCGCGGagactgtataatatattttttaatttgtttttcacgTATCATTTCAGACGTCTTATTTTTGAGTCTATCcgttttcatattaatatttaataattataggaATGAGTAAATTAATCGGCATAAagcgtaatattttatttcttactgttataaaaacttaataagtAACATtactgtattaatattaaaatgttttttaatttcgttttagaagttttttaatcgaaatttaaatcataatagaCATCAGCCATGACACAGCAAAGCcagaaaaaaaagaatattattaagattttgatgaagatattaattataatcgtaaTTAGGGCGAAAAACATAAATGACCATAAACATTCACACAACCCTCCAAAATTAATTGACTCATTTTCCCATAGACCATCTGTTAGTTATCACACGTTAACCCTTCCGCTGTCCGCGTATCAGTCCATCTTGATCCACCCAGTTGATTTTTACCACACCCCACATGACCATGTAATTAATCAACTAATAGCTTGCTCGATAATGTTGACCACCTACGGAGATACACTGTACGAAGCATGTATCAGTTTGGAATTTTGGGTAATCTTGATCATAGATATTGGAATTCGAATTAATGTGGGTTTGTTCCGATAAGGCCTTTGGTAAGTTGTTTGGTATGAGATGATCAGATAAGTAAATCGCTCGTCTGATAGTAATAATAactacccataaacagcagcaactccagaactttgaataacaaagtactgCTATCGAGGTGAGACCCTAAATTTCAGTGTTATAAGGCCACTAatttggctacaatgtccttcaaaccgaagcACCATAGTTCTTGCATATTGCTCCTTTTCGGCAGAAACAGATAACGCAATAAAATCAGTTCACATTGATCTCCAAATACGAGAACCGCTGCCccaatgaaaatattgtgtccCGTAAACACTTTTAGTTAGAATAAAATTGTAAGATAAACAGAACCAGcaagcgataaaaaaatatttaaatggcgCATgtcagaatttaaaaaaattacaaagactATCGATGCTTAACTCTTGCCTTTCAACAACAAAGAATTATCACTCGttttgacaataattatctGAGTCGTATCGCATTTACAGACAGAGCGATGTTTCAGATAAAGCTTACTCTAAAATGCTTATCGGAACGGATAAtttgaagatttattattatttagataaaaagaGATTTGTGGCCCCCATCGATTGTTGCAGGTTAACTTTCGATAGTGTATTTGTAATGATACACGATTTACTTTGGAATCGAGTGCATAGCgactgttataaatataatacttcgTTCTGAAGAGTCGTGTATCGGGCACTGTAGGTAAACACCCAGGAAATTTGCCTTCATCCTACTAAATTCCAACATATAACAGACCTCCCACCAAGTTCGTTGTCATTTTCAAATCACTATAAAAATTCTGGAATTAATcacattttaagtaataaagcgACAGAACAAAAATCCAGGTAACAAAAGAAATTCACGGCAGTACATTCTTTAATACTCCAGCGGTCGCAGCGACAAAACCTAAATGGAATACCGATCACGATCCATATCTAGCTGCTCATTAAACAGGccatttctaaattaaaacaatcGTAAATGCATTCGCATCATTCCCGTTTCGCCCACTCCTTTGTTGTGGCGTTTGGATTAAGGGAAAGAAGGTTTTAGTTTAAGGAGATCTTagagtaataaatgttatttggtTGCATTACAGTGCAACAGAATGGAACAAAGAATATAGTTAAAAGTGACAGccatattatagatataaaattaaagcatGAATAGAACGATGATATTGTACTACCGTTCTACAGAAAAGTGTCTTAAGGTGATGGTTTGTTTATGAGAGACATTTCCCAAGTCTCAAACAATCTTCTCTTGTACCTACTTAGTTTCTTAAAGCTAAGTGGCTTATCTACAATTGTACTGGAAACAACATCAAGTGACTACTAGGTAGTAAAGAAAAAAGTCTTTCGCTTTATATACCGTTTGTGTGTATAGTAAACTGACCTTAACCGACGTCTTCTAACGAGGGTTTTTCATTGACCCTACCAAAATGAGTCCGTCTAGACCCGCTGCCGTCCGTGACTCAACGCCAATGTCAAGTAAGGTAAGTCACGAGCGGCCACCGCACCAAAACCGAGAACTGATAACATCGTTCCGTCTACCCGTTTGACCCCAGTGGACCTCGGCACGGACCCCGCCACTATTGCTCCATTTCGGTCCTTAAGTTAATTTTGAAACGTTGGTGGCCTCAGGCTAGATTGTAATTATCATAATCAGTTAGCTAGGGTCTGCGGTGCGAGATGAGGTTGTTGAGATAAGGGTCTTGTTATAATGGTTGATGGTGATTCCATTGCTCCGTTGGTTTAAGGATTCACTGTGGACCGTGGTTCTGGGTTCTAGTTCTAGAACGAGGATAGGGTTTCTTCTATTGTGTGATGGGGATTAATTCGGTACATTGTTACATTAGTTACTGTCCTTTTTACagtcattaattattaaattgaaaaaaatactcGAGAATCATACGTGCTTCGtccaaaatacagaaaaaattGTTCAGCTGTACAACATTTTGTGTAAAGCTATGAAATGTAGTCGACTATCCACTAGTTTTTGCACGAGAATTCAAACGAAACGTGTAGATTGGAATTTCAAAAATTGTGAATACTTTTTGGTAGTATTTTTAGtttgcaacatattttttaacaaaaatatgtaataaaaatgtatgtgaaaTTCTTTCTCCGGAAGGTATCCgacatattttagatttttttggatAAAGTCCATCGTGTATGAAATCCCTGTTTTTGGGTCAACCAGTGTCAATTAGCTGATATATATTCAGCAAAGTAAATCGGGATAGCAATAAGAGTTCTCGGACCTAATTATGGTGCAAATTATTTATccggtttttattttagaaagtcaggcgaagccgcgaacaaagcCTAGTACATTAACGGCATATGTTCTCAAGAACTACATAATTAAGGTAACACAACACCCCTTTCATTTCGCAATTAATTTCCGTCTAACAACACGTGACACACGAcccttaaattaatttatcacacAAAAAGAGCCCTTACAAGTGAAAGGAAATAGTTGGAACCCTTCGATGTAACCTTACGTTCCTTGATGAATGGAGGCGATAGGGTCGCCATGTCGCGAGTTCTAGGTGAGCTAATATCGTGAGTCATATCTTACTAATATGGGAAAGTTCGTAAAACATTTGTAAAATGATTGCACATTTGCTAAAGGTAAGCGCAGAAATCTTTGAACCGATTATAgcatttgtacataaaaatagaatacgTTTAAAGTAACGTATAGGTTACCTTTTTGTTCCTCGAGCAAGGTAATCTAAGTAAAATGTTTTGCAGCTATATAGTAGTTTCCGTAGAATTAACTAGAAAAGGaaagcttaaaaataatatcgtaaAAAGTTACGATAAAACGTATGCTATTCAAATGCCACGTTTTATCTGGATAGATgatattaatatcatttaaattgttaaaaactTTTATCGTACTTTCCGAATGGCCTCAACAGATGGCGTTAATAGTcctatttattaaaacagataGTTGTATCGGATTCAATTaccataaataatgtaaaatataagtgAACGTACACATATAGATAATACAACGCTTCATAATCTAACATTGTcgcttataaatttgttttttacgcCTATgcatacatttcttttttatgatCGTGTATATTTATAGCGATACATAATAAAACTGTAATGgatattttacctttttttgttgtgttattaaaatttaagagaataataaaaaaaaacaaatctttttTAACCTACGTAtctgttaaattacaaaaaatgacAGACTGATAAGCAATTCAGTTAACAGAACAATTTTACGTAGCCCGCTGATATGATAAAAGAGGGTTACTTACCTTTTATGCGTCTTGGGCTTTATACGCCATCTTTTGCCCAGACACCCGTGAAAATAATGACACACTTATCCGAGGACTGCGGTTATTTTGGTCGTCCTACGTGCCTTTGTCAGTGCGCCCTTTGCGATTGATTGGTCGACATTTCTGTCCCTCGCACGATCGTCTTCGGCGAAACCGCATAAATGCGAGGGTAGTTTCAAGTTTTGCGGTTGATTTTCTAATGCATTAGCAGGTTATCTTTACATTATATGCATGAAGATTCCTACTCAGGACTTTATTATTAAGTGGCAACATTCTTTGACAATTTTTGCAGCTGgctaatatacaaattataagcATGAAGATTCCTAATGGCGGAACCTTATTATTAAGTGGCAACATTCTCTGTAAATTTTTGCAGCTGGTTGGTACACAAATTTGTtccatattttaattcaaattttcaaGAGCGTTCTATTGGTTATTGGATAtgaaattactagcttttgcccgcggctccgcccgcgttataaagttttttaggctaaagttttccgttataaaagtagtagtttcccgggagcctatgttcttcccagggtctcaaactgtctccatacccaatttcatcttaatacgttgggtagtttttgagtttaacacgttcagacagacagatgcagcaggggactttgttttataatatattttttagaactttttaagaggaacaatcccgtcatacatcattgttgcataactttaaccgtttacgcagcgcacgcaaccgaagctctcaaaactaataagttttcgccgtttttgcaacat
Coding sequences:
- the LOC115453503 gene encoding larval cuticle protein 16/17-like: MNKFVLFVTLLFASSVLTAPNPLRFLPALKHEHIQDEFGQYALRYVTAEGTIVSENGKLIANADGTGHVMVVDGEVTYVGDDGKKYITKYTAGVDGVKFEGDHLPVAPAVPAEIVAADAALSTGAPAKAEAVTDASPSVDVVVSTAAPVSSDASPVIPEAPAVPPMIETASA